Proteins co-encoded in one Bacillus infantis NRRL B-14911 genomic window:
- the minD gene encoding septum site-determining protein MinD codes for MGEAIVITSGKGGVGKTTTSANIGTALALQGKRVCLIDTDIGLRNLDVVMGLENRIIYDLVDVIEGRCKVHQALVKDKRFEDLLYLLPAAQTSDKTAVNPEQMKKLVEELKQDYDYIIIDCPAGIEQGYKNAVAGADKAIVVTTPEVSAVRDADRIIGLLEKEENVEAPKLVINRIRSHMMKNGDMLDVDEITAHLSIDLIGIVADDDEVIKASNHGEPIALNPNSKASVAYRNIARRILGEAVPLQQLEQENTGMLTKLKRFFGVK; via the coding sequence GTGGGAGAAGCTATTGTAATTACCTCAGGCAAAGGCGGTGTCGGCAAAACGACTACATCCGCCAACATCGGTACAGCTTTGGCTTTGCAGGGGAAGCGGGTCTGCCTAATTGATACAGATATCGGCCTGCGCAACCTGGACGTGGTGATGGGGCTTGAAAACCGCATCATCTATGATCTGGTGGATGTCATCGAAGGCCGCTGCAAGGTCCATCAGGCTCTTGTGAAGGACAAGCGCTTTGAAGACCTTCTTTATTTGCTGCCTGCTGCCCAGACAAGTGATAAAACCGCTGTAAATCCTGAACAGATGAAAAAGCTGGTAGAAGAGCTGAAGCAGGACTATGATTATATCATTATCGATTGTCCGGCAGGGATCGAACAAGGCTACAAGAATGCCGTTGCCGGGGCAGACAAGGCGATTGTCGTCACGACTCCCGAGGTTTCAGCTGTACGTGATGCCGACAGGATCATCGGCCTGCTCGAAAAGGAAGAGAATGTCGAAGCGCCCAAACTTGTCATCAACAGGATCCGCAGCCATATGATGAAAAATGGCGATATGCTGGATGTCGATGAAATCACGGCCCATCTATCCATCGACCTGATTGGGATCGTGGCAGATGACGACGAAGTCATCAAAGCATCCAACCACGGCGAACCGATCGCACTCAACCCGAACAGCAAAGCATCCGTCGCCTACCGCAACATCGCCCGCCGCATCCTCGGCGAAGCCGTTCCGCTCCAGCAGCTCGAACAAGAAAACACAGGCATGCTCACCAAACTGAAAAGATTTTTTGGAGTAAAATAG
- the minC gene encoding septum site-determining protein MinC yields MKKTQNVTIKGTKDGLTLHLDDSCSYEELKKELDRKLSESARTNVDRPLMSVRVQAGNRYLTADQEEELKDLIRSKKNFVVDSVSSNVLTKEEADREKKENEIMSVAKIIRSGQVLEVPGDLLLIGDVNPGGTVMAGGSIFIMGSLKGIAHAGCYGNRQAVIAASMMRPSQLRISDCINRAPDHSKDEDMREMECAYIDENEQMIVDRLQVLMHLRPNLTRLEGGH; encoded by the coding sequence ATGAAGAAAACTCAGAATGTGACAATAAAAGGGACAAAGGACGGCCTGACTCTTCATCTGGACGACTCCTGTTCCTATGAGGAACTGAAAAAGGAGCTTGATAGAAAGCTCTCCGAAAGCGCGAGAACCAATGTAGACCGTCCGCTTATGTCTGTAAGGGTGCAGGCAGGAAACCGCTATCTTACCGCTGATCAGGAGGAAGAGCTGAAGGATTTGATCAGGTCAAAGAAGAACTTTGTCGTTGATTCTGTCAGCTCAAATGTTCTGACTAAGGAAGAGGCGGACAGGGAAAAGAAAGAAAATGAGATTATGTCGGTGGCAAAAATCATCCGCTCAGGGCAGGTCCTTGAAGTTCCTGGCGACCTGCTCCTGATCGGGGATGTGAATCCCGGCGGCACTGTCATGGCGGGAGGAAGCATTTTCATCATGGGCAGCTTAAAAGGAATCGCCCATGCCGGCTGCTACGGAAACAGGCAGGCAGTCATAGCGGCAAGCATGATGAGGCCTTCCCAGCTAAGGATCAGCGACTGCATCAACCGGGCGCCTGATCACAGCAAGGATGAGGACATGAGGGAAATGGAATGTGCCTACATAGACGAAAATGAACAAATGATAGTTGATAGATTGCAGGTTTTAATGCATCTCAGACCAAACTTAACGAGATTGGAAGGGGGACACTAG
- the mreD gene encoding rod shape-determining protein MreD, whose product MKRFLLPLLVLFFFVLDSVFVQLLSAELYNSKRIMVPHFLAVIIIFLTIYGSKKHGIIYGLIFGLLFDIVYTDIIGIYLFMLPLLAYIASKIIRILHTNLAVVALITLFELALLELGVYEMNFLIHRTNMEFSVFLQQRLLPTLVLNLAFIVVVSFPFKKFFEKFARELDEYGQ is encoded by the coding sequence ATGAAACGGTTTCTTCTTCCTCTTCTCGTTTTATTTTTTTTCGTCCTGGACAGCGTTTTTGTCCAGCTGCTGTCTGCAGAATTGTATAACAGCAAACGGATCATGGTCCCGCATTTCCTGGCGGTCATTATCATTTTCCTGACCATCTACGGCAGTAAAAAACATGGAATTATCTATGGACTGATTTTTGGCCTGCTGTTTGATATTGTGTATACAGATATCATCGGCATCTATTTATTCATGCTGCCGCTGCTGGCCTATATTGCGTCCAAAATCATCCGGATCCTGCATACCAATCTTGCAGTGGTCGCCCTTATCACTCTGTTTGAACTGGCGCTTCTGGAACTGGGTGTGTACGAGATGAATTTCCTGATTCACCGCACAAACATGGAGTTTTCAGTGTTCCTGCAGCAGAGGCTGCTGCCGACGCTTGTGCTGAATCTCGCTTTCATTGTTGTGGTATCCTTTCCTTTTAAGAAGTTTTTCGAAAAGTTCGCACGCGAGCTTGATGAATACGGCCAGTGA
- the mreC gene encoding rod shape-determining protein MreC — MPQFFLNKRLIILLVSIIILVALIGFSLKEREKLSWAEQFVKDTASWAQTIVSRPASYVAGFFENVKDLQNTYEENKELKGRLDQLAMLEADVQRLKDENEKLQTILDKKGDLSKYEPIQATVIARNPDRWEETLIINKGEKDGLKKDMAVITAGGLIGKVKNTSNLSASVQLLSSTDPANRISAVINEKIYGTIEGYDTKKKLLLLKRIPYDAKIKKGEIVTTSGLGGVFPSGLPVGVVEEVVPDEFGLNQTAYVKPGADFYDIEHVMVAKLSMEKPDLDKLEEEEE, encoded by the coding sequence ATGCCACAGTTTTTCCTGAATAAACGCCTGATCATCCTGCTTGTCAGTATCATTATTCTGGTGGCATTAATCGGATTTTCCCTGAAAGAAAGGGAAAAGCTTTCATGGGCAGAGCAATTTGTGAAAGATACAGCGAGCTGGGCGCAGACCATCGTTTCCCGGCCGGCAAGCTATGTTGCCGGATTCTTCGAAAATGTGAAAGACTTGCAGAATACATATGAAGAAAACAAGGAATTGAAGGGCCGGCTTGATCAGCTTGCCATGCTTGAGGCCGATGTGCAGCGCCTGAAGGATGAAAATGAAAAGCTGCAGACAATACTTGATAAAAAAGGTGATTTAAGCAAATATGAGCCCATCCAGGCAACTGTGATTGCGAGGAATCCTGACCGCTGGGAAGAGACGCTGATTATCAATAAAGGTGAAAAAGATGGCTTGAAGAAAGATATGGCTGTTATAACAGCCGGCGGCTTAATCGGGAAAGTGAAAAATACGAGCAATCTTTCCGCCAGTGTTCAGCTCCTTAGCAGCACCGATCCGGCCAACCGGATTTCAGCCGTTATCAATGAAAAGATTTATGGGACTATTGAAGGCTATGATACAAAGAAAAAGCTTCTTTTGCTAAAGCGGATTCCATATGACGCAAAAATTAAAAAAGGGGAAATCGTCACAACCTCAGGACTTGGCGGCGTATTTCCATCCGGATTGCCTGTTGGGGTCGTGGAAGAGGTCGTTCCCGATGAGTTCGGCTTGAACCAGACTGCATATGTAAAGCCTGGAGCAGACTTTTATGATATAGAGCATGTTATGGTCGCAAAGCTATCAATGGAGAAGCCAGACCTGGACAAGTTGGAAGAAGAGGAGGAATAG
- a CDS encoding rod shape-determining protein, whose protein sequence is MFGIGTRDLGIDLGTANTLVYVKGKGIAVREPSVVAMQTDTKSIVAVGNDAKNMIGRTPGNVVAMRPMKDGVIADYETTATMMKYYIRQAVKKGFFAGKPYVMVCVPSGITAVEQRAVIDATRQAGARDAYPIEEPFAAAIGANLPVWEPTGSMVVDIGGGTTEVAIISLGGIVTSQSIRIAGDEMDDAIINYIRKTYNLMIGDRTAESIKMEIGSAGEPEGIENMEIRGRDLLTGLPKTIEITAEEIAAALRDTVYSIVDAVKVTLEKTPPELAADIMDRGIVLTGGGALLRNLDKVIAEETKMPVLIAENPLDCVAIGTGKALDHIHLFKNKSKDSY, encoded by the coding sequence ATGTTTGGAATCGGAACACGGGATCTTGGAATCGACTTGGGGACTGCCAATACACTCGTTTATGTAAAAGGAAAAGGAATCGCTGTAAGGGAGCCATCTGTGGTTGCCATGCAGACGGATACTAAAAGCATTGTCGCTGTCGGCAACGATGCGAAGAATATGATCGGCCGTACGCCGGGCAATGTAGTGGCGATGCGTCCTATGAAGGACGGCGTTATCGCTGATTATGAAACAACGGCTACCATGATGAAATATTATATAAGACAGGCTGTCAAAAAGGGCTTCTTTGCCGGCAAGCCGTATGTAATGGTATGTGTGCCTTCAGGCATCACCGCTGTAGAACAGCGTGCTGTCATTGATGCAACACGCCAGGCTGGTGCCCGCGATGCTTACCCGATTGAAGAGCCGTTTGCTGCTGCAATAGGTGCAAATCTTCCTGTTTGGGAGCCGACAGGCAGCATGGTTGTCGACATCGGCGGCGGGACGACTGAAGTGGCCATCATTTCACTTGGCGGCATTGTTACGAGCCAGTCAATCCGCATTGCGGGAGATGAAATGGATGATGCAATCATTAATTATATCCGCAAAACTTATAACCTGATGATCGGCGACCGGACAGCTGAAAGCATTAAAATGGAGATCGGCTCCGCCGGTGAGCCTGAAGGCATTGAAAATATGGAAATCCGTGGCCGCGATCTTTTGACAGGACTGCCAAAAACGATAGAAATTACAGCTGAGGAAATTGCCGCTGCCCTTCGTGATACTGTCTATAGCATTGTGGATGCCGTAAAGGTCACCCTGGAAAAAACGCCGCCTGAACTGGCTGCTGATATCATGGACCGGGGGATTGTGCTGACTGGCGGAGGAGCGCTTCTCCGCAATTTGGACAAGGTAATTGCAGAGGAAACAAAAATGCCTGTGCTGATCGCCGAAAATCCGCTTGACTGTGTGGCAATCGGAACAGGGAAGGCGCTCGACCATATTCACTTATTCAAAAACAAATCCAAAGATTCTTATTAA
- the radC gene encoding RadC family protein has product MIRDFPQDERPRERFIQNGPESLSNHELLALMLRTGTKEESVLQLSNRLLTHFEGLRLLKDATLDEMTSIKGIGMAKAIQVLAAVEIGRRISSLSYDDRFVIRSPEDGAKYVMNDMRFLSQEHFVCLYLNTKNQVLHKQTIFIGSLNASIVHPREVFKEAFRRSAASIICIHNHPSGDPAPSREDIEVTKRLAECGKIIGIDVLDHLIIGENKYVSLKEKGYL; this is encoded by the coding sequence ATGATACGTGATTTTCCGCAGGATGAGAGGCCGCGCGAACGCTTTATCCAGAATGGCCCGGAAAGCCTGTCCAATCATGAGCTTCTTGCTCTTATGCTCAGGACCGGGACTAAAGAGGAGTCTGTGCTCCAGCTGTCAAACAGGCTTCTTACCCATTTTGAAGGCCTCCGCCTCCTGAAGGATGCGACGCTTGATGAGATGACCAGCATTAAAGGGATCGGCATGGCCAAGGCCATTCAGGTACTGGCCGCGGTCGAGATAGGGAGGCGAATTTCCAGCCTTTCCTATGATGACCGCTTTGTGATCCGTTCACCTGAGGACGGCGCCAAATATGTCATGAATGACATGCGCTTCCTTTCGCAGGAGCATTTTGTCTGCCTTTACTTGAACACAAAGAATCAGGTGCTCCATAAGCAGACGATTTTCATCGGCAGCCTGAATGCTTCAATCGTTCATCCCAGGGAGGTTTTCAAGGAGGCCTTCAGAAGGTCGGCTGCGTCTATCATCTGCATCCATAACCATCCTTCTGGCGACCCTGCTCCGAGCAGGGAGGATATCGAAGTCACGAAGAGGCTGGCGGAGTGCGGGAAAATCATCGGCATTGATGTGCTCGATCATTTGATCATCGGGGAAAACAAATATGTCAGCTTAAAGGAAAAAGGTTATTTATAA
- a CDS encoding Maf family protein — protein sequence MQNLILASSSPRRKELLENLQLKFEVSSSDVDETFEPGMLPENVVMELAARKAESVARKNPAAFVIGSDTIVFADGLILGKPDGRGDAYDMLTRLSGRVHSVYTGVSIITPQKSKVKFYEKTDVEFWELTDDEKSAYIESGEPFDKAGSYGIQGLGATLVKRIDGDYFAVVGLPLSRTARELKKAGFTLPF from the coding sequence TTGCAGAACCTCATATTAGCCTCTTCTTCTCCACGGCGAAAAGAACTTCTTGAAAATCTTCAGCTGAAATTTGAAGTCTCCAGCAGTGATGTGGACGAAACATTCGAACCGGGAATGCTTCCCGAAAATGTGGTCATGGAGCTTGCGGCCAGGAAAGCGGAGTCTGTCGCCCGGAAAAATCCAGCTGCGTTTGTCATTGGTTCGGACACGATTGTCTTTGCAGACGGTCTTATTCTAGGGAAGCCGGATGGGCGCGGCGATGCATACGATATGCTGACTCGTTTGTCCGGCAGAGTCCATTCGGTTTATACCGGAGTATCAATTATTACTCCGCAAAAAAGCAAAGTTAAATTTTACGAAAAAACGGATGTGGAATTTTGGGAGCTGACAGATGACGAAAAGTCGGCATATATCGAAAGCGGCGAGCCCTTCGACAAGGCCGGATCTTATGGAATCCAGGGTCTTGGTGCAACGCTTGTGAAGCGGATTGATGGTGATTATTTCGCAGTCGTCGGGCTTCCGCTTTCAAGAACAGCAAGAGAATTGAAAAAGGCGGGATTCACTCTGCCTTTTTAA